A single window of Archangium gephyra DNA harbors:
- a CDS encoding DUF2135 domain-containing protein has translation MNARTLLSVLTLLLCGATSAWAKDKPTVTLATPAGGWTSNRVARITGTISDTSLRVGTLSINGTERPLPLRGGAFDLSLVLSPGMNVIEASAANEAGVGSAKVSVFAKVPKIDLRVVLSWDTDETDLDLHVVEPSGEESWYGHKETASGGSLDVDVTTGYGPEIYTQANSQAGTYQILVDYFSDHGNAQTEVKVDVLIHEGTDREERHTFRHMLTRTGGKFEVGTFTVKAARVVE, from the coding sequence GTGAACGCCCGGACCTTGCTGTCGGTGCTGACGTTGTTGCTCTGTGGTGCGACCTCCGCCTGGGCCAAGGACAAGCCCACGGTGACGCTCGCCACGCCGGCCGGGGGATGGACCTCGAACCGGGTGGCGCGCATCACCGGCACCATCTCCGACACCTCGCTGCGCGTCGGCACGCTCTCCATCAACGGCACCGAGCGGCCGCTGCCCCTGCGCGGTGGCGCGTTCGACCTCTCGCTCGTGCTGTCGCCGGGGATGAACGTGATTGAAGCGTCGGCGGCCAACGAGGCGGGCGTGGGCAGCGCCAAGGTGTCGGTGTTCGCCAAGGTGCCGAAGATCGACCTGCGCGTGGTGCTCTCCTGGGACACCGACGAGACGGACCTCGACCTGCACGTGGTGGAGCCCTCGGGTGAGGAGTCCTGGTACGGGCACAAGGAGACCGCGAGCGGTGGCTCGCTCGACGTGGACGTGACGACGGGCTACGGGCCGGAGATCTACACCCAGGCCAACTCGCAGGCGGGCACCTATCAGATCCTGGTGGACTACTTCTCCGACCACGGCAACGCCCAGACGGAGGTGAAGGTGGACGTGCTCATCCACGAGGGCACCGACCGCGAGGAGCGGCACACCTTCCGTCACATGCTGACCCGCACGGGCGGCAAGTTCGAAGTGGGAACCTTCACGGTGAAGGCCGCCCGGGTCGTGGAGTAA